The nucleotide sequence CACTCCTTTAGTCAGACATTAGCTGCCAAAGAGACAagcaggaagacgaggctttctaaggCCCTCACTCCGGAAAATCGGGGTCCTAGTATTGTCCACGTATCCCAGAATCTGCGAAATTCCTGGGAGACGGTTATAAAGGTCGATACTAATCTGTACTGGATCAAGTTTGCTGGGAGACCAGGGGCGATGGAGGCGGGAAAGGAGAAGGACGCCGTTCGGACACAAAGGCAAGTCCTGCTATTTGTTTTGCTGGCCATTGCTCAGGCTGATTTCGAGCCTAGGCACTATTCCGTGGCGGAGGAAATGGAGAGCGGCTCCTTTGTAGTTAATCTGTTAAAAGACCTGGGACTGGAGATTGGTGAGCTAGCTGCGCGGGGGCCCCGGGTCATTTCCAAAGGTAAAAAATTGAACTTACAGGTCGATAGGCAAACCGGAGATGTGTTGTTAAATGAGAAATTGGACCGGGAGGAGCTGTGTGGTCGCACGGAGCCATGTGTACTACCCTTCCAGGTGTTATTAGAAAATCCTTTACAGATTTTTCAGGCCGAGCTCCAAATTAGAGATATCAATGACAATTGTCCAGTTTTTCTAGACAaggaaataattttgaaaatttcaGAAAGTATCCCTCCCGGAACAACTTTCCTAATAGAACGTGCCCAGGACTTAGATGTAGGAAGCAACGGTCTACAAAATTACACAATCAGCCCCAATTTCCACTTCCATCTTAAATTGCAAGATAGTCCCGATGGTTTATTACCACAGCTAGTGCTGAACAAAGCGCTGGATCGTGAAGAACAGCCTGAGATCAGGTTAACACTCACTGCCCTGGATGGGGGGACTCCGCCCAAGTCTGGCTCCGCCCAGGTCCGCATTGAAGTCCTGGACGTCAACGACCATGCCCCCGAGTTTGCAAAGTTGCTGTACGAAGTACAGGTTCCTGAGGATAGCCCCATTGGATTCCTGGTTGCCGTCGTCTCTGCTAATGATGTAGACATCGGAACTAATGGAGAACTGTCTTACACGCTtttccaagcctctgaaaacattCGCAAAACTTTCCGAATAAATACAGAATCTGGAGAACTTCTTTTAACGCAAAAACTGGATTTCGAAGCCGTCGACACATACACGGTAAATATTCAGGCGACAGATGGTGGGGGGCTTTCTGGAGGTTGTGTGGTGTTTGTTCAAGTGATGGATTTAAACGACAACCCTCCAGAACTGACCATGTCAACACTTCTCAACCATATCCCAGAAAATCTGCAGGATATCGTAGTTGCTGTATTCAGTGTTTCGGATCCTGACTCCGGAGACAACGGAAGGATGGTTTGCTTCATCCAAGACGATCTTCCTTTCGTCCTGAAGCCCTCTGTTGAGAATTTCTACACTCTGGTGTCAAAAGAAGCACTGGACCGAGAGCAGAGAGCCGAGTACAACATCACCATCACCGTCACCGACTTGGGGTCCCCCAGGCTCAAAACCGAGCACACCATCAGGGTGCTGGTCTCCGACGTCAATGACAACGTGCCCACCTTCACCcaaacctcctacaccctcttcatccGCGAGAACAACAGCCCCGGCCTGCACCTGGGCACAGTCAGCGCCACAGACAGAGACGCGGGCGCCAACGCCCAAGTCACCTACTCCCTGCTGCCGCCCCGCGACCCGCACCTCGCGCTCGCCTCGCTCGTGTCCATCCACGCCGAGCGCGGGCACCTGTTCGCGCTGCGGGCGCTGGACTTCGAGGCGCTGCGCGCCTTCGAGTTCCGCGTGGGCGCGGCGGACGCGGGCTCCCCGGCGCTGAGCAGCGAGGCGCTGGTGcgcgtggtggtggtggacgaCAACGACCACGCGCCCCTGGTGCTGTACCCGCCAGCGCCCAACGGCTCTGTGCCCTGCCCAGAGCTGGTGCCCAGGGCGGCCGAGGAGGGCTACCTGGTGAGCAAGGTGGTGGCGGTGGACGGCGACGCGGGCCAGAACGCCTGGCTGTCCTACCAGCTGCTCAAGGCCACGGAGCCAGGGCTGTTCCGCGTGTGGGCGCACAATGGCGAGGTGCGCACCGCCAGGCCGCTGGGCGAGCGCGACGCGGCgcagcacaggctggtggtgctggtgcaggaccatggcGAGCCAGCCCTGTCTGCCAGCGTCACGCTGCACGTGCTGCTGGTGGACGGCTTCTCGCAGCCCTACCTGCCGCGGCCCGAGGGCGCCCGCGACGAGGCGCAGGCCGACTGGCTCACGGTCTACCTGGTCATTGCGTTGGCCTCTGTGTCTTCGCTCTtcctctgctctgtgctcctgtttGTGGCCCTGAGActgtgcaggaggaggagggccgCCTGGGAGGAGCATTATTCGGTGCCTGAGGGCCACTTCCCGGGCCACATGGTGGACGTGAGCCGCACCGGAACCTTGTCCCAGAGCTACCAGTATGAGGTGTATCTGACAGGAGGTTCTGGGACCAACGAGTTCAAGTATCTGAAGCCAATTCTACCCAACTTCCTTTCACAGGGTGCTGATAGTGAGACAAATGCTAGTTTGAGGAATACCTTTGAATTCAGTTAAATATTGTTGACATTGACCTACTCGCTGAGTAATAGCTGGAAGGTTGCCAAGTTTACCCATAGATGCATCGCGATAAGAGGCTGGTGACCTACTTCCCACAGTTCACACCCTTGaaaaccacatgaagcccagtgCTACTCTGCAATGTATTGGAATGAGGGGGCAGTCTGGTTTGATTGGACTGTTTTACTATGGCTAATCACTCGCAGTTCATTTattgatttttgctttttaatg is from Tenrec ecaudatus isolate mTenEca1 chromosome 2, mTenEca1.hap1, whole genome shotgun sequence and encodes:
- the LOC142439381 gene encoding protocadherin beta-2-like, with the translated sequence MEAGKEKDAVRTQRQVLLFVLLAIAQADFEPRHYSVAEEMESGSFVVNLLKDLGLEIGELAARGPRVISKGKKLNLQVDRQTGDVLLNEKLDREELCGRTEPCVLPFQVLLENPLQIFQAELQIRDINDNCPVFLDKEIILKISESIPPGTTFLIERAQDLDVGSNGLQNYTISPNFHFHLKLQDSPDGLLPQLVLNKALDREEQPEIRLTLTALDGGTPPKSGSAQVRIEVLDVNDHAPEFAKLLYEVQVPEDSPIGFLVAVVSANDVDIGTNGELSYTLFQASENIRKTFRINTESGELLLTQKLDFEAVDTYTVNIQATDGGGLSGGCVVFVQVMDLNDNPPELTMSTLLNHIPENLQDIVVAVFSVSDPDSGDNGRMVCFIQDDLPFVLKPSVENFYTLVSKEALDREQRAEYNITITVTDLGSPRLKTEHTIRVLVSDVNDNVPTFTQTSYTLFIRENNSPGLHLGTVSATDRDAGANAQVTYSLLPPRDPHLALASLVSIHAERGHLFALRALDFEALRAFEFRVGAADAGSPALSSEALVRVVVVDDNDHAPLVLYPPAPNGSVPCPELVPRAAEEGYLVSKVVAVDGDAGQNAWLSYQLLKATEPGLFRVWAHNGEVRTARPLGERDAAQHRLVVLVQDHGEPALSASVTLHVLLVDGFSQPYLPRPEGARDEAQADWLTVYLVIALASVSSLFLCSVLLFVALRLCRRRRAAWEEHYSVPEGHFPGHMVDVSRTGTLSQSYQYEVYLTGGSGTNEFKYLKPILPNFLSQGADSETNASLRNTFEFS